In the Arachis ipaensis cultivar K30076 chromosome B10, Araip1.1, whole genome shotgun sequence genome, one interval contains:
- the LOC107622872 gene encoding cell division cycle-associated protein 7 isoform X1, with protein sequence MATRTRSSMKSEQVSTEDVDIETENDSEEEEEEEEEEEGGGEGRGSSKRLRKNEEPSMYEHIRDQRMKENQERMQMLGLLKLSQKLKTQHQNPQPRPKKNIDNALPSRRSSRIMTLEPVNYAENKEKDREKRDSSSKDSKDNIEIFIPEGENPEFYTEEQEKLLGDSDTIWELGVDGCDVDGSRMYDSIRGETCHQCRQKTLCQHTNCNRCELSQGQLCGDCLYTRYGENLLEAIENPKWTCPSCRGICNCSRCRKANGWMPTGNIYHKVSKLGFKSVAHYLIQTRRTDKSLEEGSGAENVAEEIPQIPADTNQNRAIRTRRGLRRS encoded by the exons ATGGCCACTCGCACACGCAGCAGCATGAAAAGTGAACAAGTGTCTACTGAAGATGTCGACATTGAAACTGAAAATgatagtgaagaagaagaagaagaagaagaagaagaagaaggaggaggagaaggaagaggcTCTTCCAAAAGGCTCAGAAAAAATGAAGAACCTTCAATGTACGAGCACATTAGGGACCAAAGGATGAAGGAGAACCAAGAGCGAATGCAGATGCTTGGATTATTGAAACTCTCTCAAAAGCTCAAAACCCAACACCAAAACCCTCAACCCAGGCCCAAAAAAAACATTGATAATGCCTTACCGTCAAGGCGTTCTTCTAG AATAATGACCCTAGAACCAGTTAACTATgctgaaaataaagaaaaggatAGAGAAAAGCGAGATTCATCAAGTAAAGATAGCAAAGACAACATTGAGATTTTCATACCTGAAGGTGAAAACCCAGAATTTTACACTGAAGAGCAGGAGAAGCTTCTGGGAGATTCTGATACCATTTGGGAACTGGGTGTAGATGGATGTGATGTAGATGGGAGCCGTATGTATGATTCAATCAGGGGGGAGACATGCCATCAATGCAG GCAGAAAACTCTTTGTCAGCACACAAATTGCAACAGATGTGAGTTATCTCAAGGGCAGCTTTGTGGAGATTGCTTGTACACAAG ATATGGTGAAAATTTGTTAGAAGCCATTGAGAATCCCAAATGGACTTGCCCTTCTTGTCGTGGAATCTGCAACTGCAGTCGGTGCCGTAAGGCAAATGGTTGGATGCCCACCGGTAATATATACCACAAG GTGTCAAAACTGGGTTTCAAATCGGTGGCACATTATCTGATACAAACACGCCGCACTGACAAAAGCTTGGAGGAAGGCTCAGGTGCTGAAAATGTTGCTGAAGAAATACCTCAGATCCCTGCGGACACAAACCAGAATAGAGCAATTCGCACCAGAAGAGGCTTGAGGAGATCATAA
- the LOC107622872 gene encoding cell division cycle-associated protein 7 isoform X2, whose translation MATRTRSSMKSEQVSTEDVDIETENDSEEEEEEEEEEEGGGEGRGSSKRLRKNEEPSMYEHIRDQRMKENQERMQMLGLLKLSQKLKTQHQNPQPRPKKNIDNALPSRRSSRIMTLEPVNYAENKEKDREKRDSSSKDSKDNIEIFIPEGENPEFYTEEQEKLLGDSDTIWELGVDGCDVDGSRMYDSIRGETCHQCRQKTLCQHTNCNRCELSQGQLCGDCLYTRYGENLLEAIENPKWTCPSCRGICNCSRCRKANGWMPTGNIYHKVIIAIDFRIFLSGAIFTLFHLIVLEIIGGMIRCQNWVSNRWHII comes from the exons ATGGCCACTCGCACACGCAGCAGCATGAAAAGTGAACAAGTGTCTACTGAAGATGTCGACATTGAAACTGAAAATgatagtgaagaagaagaagaagaagaagaagaagaagaaggaggaggagaaggaagaggcTCTTCCAAAAGGCTCAGAAAAAATGAAGAACCTTCAATGTACGAGCACATTAGGGACCAAAGGATGAAGGAGAACCAAGAGCGAATGCAGATGCTTGGATTATTGAAACTCTCTCAAAAGCTCAAAACCCAACACCAAAACCCTCAACCCAGGCCCAAAAAAAACATTGATAATGCCTTACCGTCAAGGCGTTCTTCTAG AATAATGACCCTAGAACCAGTTAACTATgctgaaaataaagaaaaggatAGAGAAAAGCGAGATTCATCAAGTAAAGATAGCAAAGACAACATTGAGATTTTCATACCTGAAGGTGAAAACCCAGAATTTTACACTGAAGAGCAGGAGAAGCTTCTGGGAGATTCTGATACCATTTGGGAACTGGGTGTAGATGGATGTGATGTAGATGGGAGCCGTATGTATGATTCAATCAGGGGGGAGACATGCCATCAATGCAG GCAGAAAACTCTTTGTCAGCACACAAATTGCAACAGATGTGAGTTATCTCAAGGGCAGCTTTGTGGAGATTGCTTGTACACAAG ATATGGTGAAAATTTGTTAGAAGCCATTGAGAATCCCAAATGGACTTGCCCTTCTTGTCGTGGAATCTGCAACTGCAGTCGGTGCCGTAAGGCAAATGGTTGGATGCCCACCGGTAATATATACCACAAG GTGATAATAGCTATTGATTTCAGAATCTTCTTAAGTGGTGCCATCTTCACTTTGTTTCATCTTATTGTTTTGGAAATAATTGGTGGTATGATAAGGTGTCAAAACTGGGTTTCAAATCGGTGGCACATTATCTGA